From the Polaribacter huanghezhanensis genome, the window TGTTCTTAAAATAGACATTTATATACGGTAATGGTTCATTATTAACATTGACTATTTGTCCAGAAATTTTTAGCTGTGCATTGCTAACAAAGCAGGTAAGTAAGAATAAAATAGGGACAAGTATTTTCATGGCAAAAAAAATCCTTTTTAATGTAATTTGATAAAAAGGATTTTAAAAGTGTTTTAATTTTTTTTAAATATACAAAACTTCTTTAACTGCTTTAATAACATCATTAGAATTTGGTAACCAAGCCTCTAATAATACAGGAGAATACGGTGCAGGAGTATCTGCAGTTGTGATTCTTTTTATTGGGGCATCTAAATAATCAAATGCTTCATCTTGAATTCTATATGTTATCTCAGAAGCAACACTAGCAAACGGCCAAGCTTCTTCTAAAACAACTAATCTATTTGTTTTCTTTACAGATTTAATAATTGCATCGTGATCCATTGGGCGAACCGTTCTTAAATCGATAATTTCTACAGAAATATTTTCTTTAGCTAACTCTTCAGCAGCTTTATATGCTTCTTTAATAATTTTTCCGAAAGAAACAATAGTTACGTCTGTTCCTTCTCTTTTTATTTCTGCAACTCCAATTGGCAATACATATTCTCCTTCAGGAATCTCCATTTTATCACCATACATCTGTTCAGATTCCATAAAAATTACAGGATCATTATCTCTAATTGCAGCTTTTAATAAACCCTTTGCATCATAAGGATTTGAAGGAACGATTACTTTTAAACCAGGTGTATTTGCAAACCAATTTTCAAATGCTTGTGAGTGTGTAGCTCCTAACTGACCAGCAGAACCAGTTGGTCCACGAAAAACAATTGGACAATTAAATTGCCCACCAGACATTTGCCTAATTTTTGCTGCGTTGTTTATAATTTGATCAATTCCAACTAAAGAAAAGTTAAACGTCATGTATTCTACAATAGGTCTGTTTCCATTCATTGCAGATCCAATAGCAATTCCAGCAAAACCAAGTTCAGCAATTGGAGTATCAATAACTCTCTTTGCACCGAACTCATCTAACATTCCTTTACTAGCCTTGTAAGCTCCATTATATTCTGCAACTTCTTCACCCATTAAATAAATGCTTTCATCTCTGCGCATTTCTTCGCTCATTGCTTCGCAAATCGCTTCTCTAAATTGAACTACTTTCATTCTTTAATTTCTTCTTAAATTAAGTGTAGCAAAAATATAAAAATTAATAGTATAACGTACTATTGTAAGATTAAATAGCAGTTTTTTTATTTATTTTCGTTTTTATCCACAGTTTTGTTAAAAAAAATACTATGCGCGCATAATAAATTGAAAAAAATGTCATAAATTCGTAGCGATAAATAATGAAATAATTTTCAAAAATAGAATTAGATGAAAATATTAGTTTGTATCAGCCATGTACCTGATACCACATCCAAAATTAACTTTACAGATAATGACACGAAGTTTGATACAAACGGAGTGCAATTTGTAATAAACCCATATGACGAATTTAGTTTAACTCGTGCCATGTGGTTTAAAGAAAAGCAAGGAGCAACTGTTACAGTTGTTAATGTTGGAAACGCGACTACAGAGCCAACGCTACGTAAAGCTTTAGCTATCGGGGCCGATGATGCAATAAGAGTAAATGCAGATGCTACTGATGGATTCTTCGTAGCAAAACAAATCGCAGAAGTTGTAAAAAACGGAAGCTATGATTTGGTTTTAGCGGGTAGAGAATCGATCGATTATAACGGTGGAATGGTTCCAGGAATGTTGGCATCAATCTTAAATTTTAATTTTGTAAATGGTTGTATTAGTTTAGAAATTGAAAATACTACGGTTACAGCTGTAAGAGAAATTGAAGGAGGTAGTGAAAAATTATCAACAAGTTTACCTTTAGTGGTTGCAGGGCAAAATGGTTTGGTTGAAGAAAAAGATTTACGTATCCCGAATATGAGAGGGATTATGATGGCGCGTAAAAAACCATTATCAGTTGTTGAAGCAGTTGATGTTGCAGCGCAAACATCTTCAACATCATTTGAAAAACCAGCAGCAAGAGGAGCTGTTAAATTAGTGGATGCAGATAATATTGATGAGCTAATCAATTTATTGCACAATGAAGCTAAAGTAATTTAATAACGCTTAAACAAACAAAAAATATGTCAGTTTTAGTATTCGCCGATTCATCGGAAGGAAAATTTAAAAAATCTGCTTTTGAAGTCGTTTCTTACGGTAAAAAAGTAGCAGAACAATTAGGTTCAAATGTTGTAGCTGTAACCATTAATGTTGCAGATGCATCAGAATTATATAAATATGGAGCAGAAAAAGTAGTTTCTGTTTCTAATGACCAATTAGCGACTTTTAATGCAAAAGCATTTGCTTCTGTATTAGAGCAAGTTGCTTCAAAAGAAAAAGCGAACGTTGTAATTATAGATTCTAGCGTAAACGGATTGTATGTAGCGCCAATTGTAGCAGTACATTTAAATGCAGGATATGCCTCAAATGTTGTTGCGTTACCAAGTTCTACAGATCCTTTTATAGTAAAAAGAAAAGCATTTTCTAACAAAGCATTTTCTAATACAACAATTGCAACAGATGCAAAAGTTATTGGCTTGGCAAAGAACTCTTATGGAGTTCACGAAAATGCAGTAAGCGGAACCACAGAAAGCTTTGATGCTCAGATTTCCGATGCTGATTTAGGCGTAAAATCTGTAAGCTTAGACAAAGCAACAGGAAAAGTAACTATTGCAGATGCAGATATTGTTGTTTCAGCTGGGCGTGGATTAAAAGGTCCAGAAAACTGGGGAATGATTGAAGAATTAGCAGAAGTTTTAGGTGCTGCAACCGCGTGTTCTAAACCCGTTTCTGATTTAGGTTGGAGACCACACGGAGAACATGTTGGTCAAACCGGAAAACCAGTTGCTTCTAATTTATATATTGCAATCGGAATTTCAGGTGCCATTCAGCATTTAGCAGGAATTAATGCATCAAAAGTAAAAGTAGTAATTAATATAGATCCAGAAGCACCATTTTTTAAGGCTGCAGATTACGGAATTGTTGGAGATGCTTTTGAAGTTGTACCAACATTAATTGAAAAATTAAAAGTTTTTAAGCAATCATAAATAACTACTATTTAATAAAAAGTGAGTTGGATTTTTATCTTTTAAAATAAATTAGAAGTCAACTCAATATTTTTAGTAAATTGTGCCCATAAAAGGGCTGTCTAAAATTAGGTTTTGCCAATTTAGACAGCCTTTTTTCTTTTTATGATGATTGAAATTAAATGAGTTTGATAAAACTAACAATTAAAGGAATTTCTTATAGTCAAACACAAACTGGAGCTTATGCTTTGGTATTGAGTGAGATAGACGGAGATAGAACTTTGCCGATTATTATTGGCGCTTTTGAAGCACAATCTATTGCCATTGCTTTAGAAAAAGAAATTAGACCGCCAAGACCATTAACCCATGATTTATTTAAAACTTTTGCAGACAGGTATTTTATCAATATCAAGCAAGTAATTATCCATAAATTGGTTGATGGCGTTTTCTTTTCTAGTTTAATTTCAGAAAAAAATGGCGTAGAAGAAATTATAGACGCAAGAACTTCTGATGCAATAGCAATTGCAGTTCGATTTAATGCACCAATTTACACCTATGAAACTATTTTAGATAAAGCAGGAATTTATTTAAAAGTAGAAGAAGAATTATCTTTGGATGCTCCAGAATTAGACACGGACGATTTAATGGCAGATATTATTTCAGAAACTTCTGAAGAAGCCCCAAAACAAAAATCATTAAAAGAGTTATATAAAGAATTAGATGCTGCTGTAGCAAATGAAAACTACGAGCTGGCGGCAAAAATTAGAGATGAAATAAGTAAACGCTCTTAAAAAAAACCAACCTATTATGAAAAAATTATTAATTATCCTTTTTTGTTTTGTTTCAGTTTCAATGTTTTCTCAAACGTCAACTGAAATAGCCACAGAAATAATACCAAGTCAAGGGTTTTCTTTAAGCAACTTATGGCGAGGTGTTTTAGGAATGATTTCTTTATTGGTAATCGCCTATTTGTTCTCTAGCAATAAGAAAAAAATTGAATGGAAAACTGTAGGAATTGGTTTGTCTGCACAATTATTAATTGCAGTTGGAGTCTTAAAAGTAACTTTTGTTCAAAAAATATTTGAATGGATTGGTGGCTTATTTGTAAGTGTTTTAGATTTTACAAGAGCAGGAAGTAAGTTTTTGTTTGAAGGTTTGGTGGTAGATATGGACAAATTTGGATACATTTTTGCCTTTCAGGTATTGCCAACAATCATCTTTTTCTCAGCATTAACATCGGTTTTATTTTATTTGGGATGGATTCAGAAAATTGTAAAAGTATTGGCTTGGTCATTAGCAAAAGTGTTAAAAATATCTGGAGCAGAAAGTTTATCTGTTGCGGGTAATATTTTTCTTGGTCAAACTGAAGCACCATTATTGATTAAAGCGTATTTAGAAAAAATGAATAAGTCAGAAATGTTGTTGGTGATGATTGGAGGAATGGCAACTGTAGCGGGCGCAGTTTTGGCTGCGTATATTGGATTTTTAGGTGGAGACGATCCTGTGTTAAGATTGCAATTCGCAAAACATTTATTAGCAGCTTCTGTGATGGCAGCTCCAGGAGCAATCGTAATTTCTAAAATATTGTATCCACAAGTAGAAGAAATAAATACAGATGTGCGTGTTTCTAGTGAAAAAATAGGCTCAAATATTTTAGATTCAATAGCAAATGGAACAACAGAAGGATTAAAACTGGCAGTTAATGTTGGTGCAATGTTGTTGGTTTTTGTTGCATTTATTGCAATGATGAACGGAATTCTAGGTTGGGTTGGAGATATTACTTCTATAAACGATTGGATTGCAGGAAACACTTCTTACCAAAGTTTGTCCTTGGAATTTATGTTAGGATATATTTTTGCACCGCTAATGTGGTTAATTGGGGTAGCAACAGATGATATGGCAATGATGGGGCAATTACTAGGAATTAAATTAGTAGCAAGTGAATTTGTTGGATATATACAATTGGCTGAATTAAAAAATGTGGCAAGTGCAGTTCATTTAAATTATAATAAATCAGTGATTATGGCAACGTACATGTTGTGTGGTTTTGCTAATTTTGCGTCTATCGGAATTCAAATTGGTGGAATTGGTTCTTTAGCGCCTGGTCAAAGAAAAACATTGTCAGAATTTGGGATGAAAGCCCTAATTGGAGGAACAATTGCATCTTTAATGTCTGCTGCAATTGCGGGAATGATTATAGGGTAAAAGGTTTTAGGCAAAAGCTAAAAGTAGAAAGGTGAAAGTATGAGAAACTTTAGGAAACTTGATGTTTGGAATGATGCTAGGTTTTTAGTTAAAGAAGTTTATGTCATCACATCAAAATTGCCTTCTTCAGAAAAATTTGGATTAATTTCTCAAATTAATAGATGCGTAATTTCTGTACCTGCAAATATTGCAGAAGGAAGCACAAAGGATTCTCAAAAAGATTTTATTCGATTTTTACAATTTAGTTTAGGATCTGCCTATGAGTTAGAATCACATTTAATTTTATGTTCAGATTTAAATTTTATTGAAGAGAAAGAATTAAATTTGACTATTGATAAAATTCAAATTTTACAAAGACGAATTTCATCTTTAATAAAATACAATCAATCTAAACTTTAACCACTTACCCAAAACCATTTACCTAAAATATGAAACAATATTTAGATTTAGTGAAGCACGTTTTAGAAAACGGAAACGCAAAAGGAGACAGAACAGGTACAGGAACTAAAAGTGTTTTTGGACATCAAATGCGTTTTGATTTAAGTGAAGGTTTTCCGATGGTAACCACTAAAAAACTACATTTAAAATCGATAATTTATGAATTGTTATGGTTTATAAATGGAGATACAAATATTAAATATTTACAAGAGAATGGTGTGAAAATCTGGAATTCTTGGGCGGATGAAAAAGGAGACTTAGGTCCAGTTTACGGACATCAATGGCGTAATTGGAATAGCGATGATATTGATCAATTACAAGAAGTAATTACAACGTTAAAAAACAATCCTAATTCTAGAAGAATGTTGGTTTCTGCATGGAATCCATCGGTTTTGCCAGATACTTTTAAATCATTTTCAGAAAATGTTGCCAACGGAAAAGCAGCTTTGCCGCCATGTCATGCGTTCTTTCAGTTTTATGTAGCAGACGGAAAATTATCTTGTCAATTGTATCAGCGTAGCGCAGATATTTTTTTAGGCGTTCCGTTTAATATTGCAAGTTATGCTTTATTTACTATGATGATAGCGCAAGTTTGTGGGTATCAAGCAGGAGAATTTATCCATACTTTTGGCGATGCACATATTTACAATAATCATGTAGAACAATTAGAATTGCAATTGTCTAGAGAAGTAAGAGCGTTGCCAAAAATGAAAATCAATCCAGAAATTACTTCCATTTTTGATTTTAAATTTGAAGATTTTGAATTGGTAGATTACAATCCACATCCACATATTAAAGGAAAAGTTGCTGTTTAATTATGAGTACAATTACAATTATAGCAGCAATAGCAAATAACAATGCTTTAGGAAAAGACAATGATTTAATTTGGCATTTACCAGTCGATTTAAAACGCTTTAAAAAGGTAACTTCTGGGCATCATATTTTAATGGGCAGAAACACGTTTGAATCTATTGGAAAACCCTTGCCAAATAGAACAACAGTTATTATCACCAGAAATAAAAACTACCAAGCAGAAGGTTGTATTGTTGTTGATAGCATTGAAAAAGCAATTGAAGTTGCCAAAGAAGATGCACAAATTTTTATTATTGGCGGAGCACAAATTTACAAACAAGCAATGGCTTCTAATTTAGTAGATCAATTAGATATCACTCAAGTGCATCAGTCTTTTGATGCCGATGTTTTTTTTCCTGAAATTGACTCTAAAATTTGGTATGAGATTGCTCGAGAAGATTTTTCTTCTGATGAAAAAAATAAATATGATTATAGTTTTATCAGTTATCAAAAAAGAAAGGATAACTAATAAGAAAGTTTCATTTTGTACTTCTGTTCTGCAAATTTAAAGTACCAGTACAATTTATAATTTACATCTAAACCATAATCAATATTCGCTTGATAATCGATTGCGTTTTCATAAATATTAGAGTTAAATCGTTGAGGATATCTAACCCTATTATTCCAAACATTTACATAAAGTCTATTTTTATTTTTTAAATACGATTCAGAATAATATTCCTTTGATCTGGCTTGGGTATTTAAAAAAGTAGTAAATCCTGGGTCTATAATAATAATTTCGTATTGTAATGCTTCATTAGCAATTACAACAGGTTGCTCTTTTATCGTCGTATTATTTTTTGTTTGATATGAACCACAACTAACAATCAATAAAATAAAAGGGATAAGGAATGTATAAAATTTTAGCTGTTTCATAATCAGTAAATTATTTAGTGAAGGTCTAAAAAATAATTGAAAAAGCATTGATTTATTCAGGTTTTAACATTAATTTTCAGCATCAAATTTAATTTAATATGCGTAAAATTATTTTCTACCTATTTATAGCAGCAGTCTTATTTTCTTGTAATCAACCAGAGATTAAAAAAGCACCCTACAAGATTTTAAACGAAAAAGAGAGAGCAGTAGTACAAGACGAAATTATTGAAGATCGTTTTAACAACCTACTTCCTAAGTTGATGGACGAAACCGATATTGATATGTGGGTTGTAATTTCTAGAGAATACAACGAAGATCCTGTGATAAAAACCATGTTGCCATCAACTTGGTTAAATGCAAGAAGAAGAACCATTTTGGTATTTTACCGAAACAAAGAGAAAAACACCATCGAAAAATTGGCCGTTGCAAGATATGATGTTGGAAAAAACATCAAATCGGCATGGAATAAAGAGAAAGAACCAAATCAATGGAAAGCATTAAATAGGATTATTGAAGAACGGAATCCAACTAAAATAGGTGTAAATATTTCTAAATATTTTGCATTGGCTGATGGATTGGTAAAAACGGATCATGATGAATTTGTAGAGAATTTATCAAAAGCCAATCAAAAGAAAATTGTTTCTGCAGAAAAATTAGCAATTGGTTGGATAGAAACTAGAACTCCAAAAGAAATGGAGTTGTTTAGAAACTTAGTGAAAATTACGCACGATATTATTGATGAAGCATTTACTAATAATGTGATAAAACCAGGAGAAACAACTACGAATGACGTTGTTTGGTGGATGCGTCAAAAAGTGACAGATCTGGGATTAAGCACTTGGTTTCATCCAACAATAGATATTCAACGAAGTAAAGAACCTTTAAAACCTCATATTTATTCGTTTTCAAAAGCCAAAAATAATCAGGTAATTTTGCCTGGTGATTTATTGCATTGCGATTTTGGAATAAGTTATCTTGGCTTAAATACCGATTGCCAGCAGCATGCCTATGTATTAGGGAAAGATGAAACAGAAGTTCCAGCATTTTTAGTTGATGCTTTTGCAAAAGGAAATCGTTTGCAAGATATTTTAACAAACAATATGCAAGTAGGAAAAACCGGAAATGAAATTCTAGTAGCTTCTTTAAATCAAGCAAAAAAAGAAGGATTACAACCTTCAATATATTCTCATCCTTTGGGGCTTTTTGGTCATAGTGCCGGAACTACGATTGGAATGTGGGATTCTCAAGGCGGAGTGCCTTTTAATGGAGATTATCTGTTACATAAAAATACGGTGTACGCAATTGAACTAAATGTTACTGTTGCTATAAAAGAATGGCAAAAAGACATTAGAATTATGCTAGAAGAAGCTGGTTTTTTTGGAGATGGAAAACATGAGTTTGTAAATGAAAGACAAGAAGCAATTAAACCAATAAAAATTAACTATTAATGCAGAAAAGATGTTTTTGGGTAAATAATGACCCGCTATATATTGAATATCATGATAAAGAATGGGGAAAGCCAGTGTATGATGACGCAACGTTGTTTGAGTTTTTGTTATTAGAAACTTTTCAAGCGGGTTTAAGTTGGATAACAATTCTGAAAAAACGAGAAAACTTTAGAAAAGCTTTTGATCATTTCGATTATCAAAAAATTGCAAATTACAAGCAGGATAAATTTGATGAGTTAATTGTAAATTCAGGGATTATTAGAAATAAACTAAAAGTAAAATCTGCCATTACAAATGCACAATTATTTATGGAGATTCAGAAGGAATTTGGTTCGTTTTCAAAATTTATTTGGAATTATGTTGATGGAAAACCAATCAAAAACTCTTTTAAAACAAGAGAAGAAGTACCAGCAACAACAGAACTTTCAGATACAATTTCTAAAGAGTTGAAAAAACGCGGATTTAAATTTGTTGGCTCAACAATTATTTATGCTTTTATGCAGGCAACCGGAATGGTTAATGATCATTCAACAGACTGTTTTTGTTATTAAAAAAGATGAGTATAATTTCTATTTCAAGACCAGATTTAAAGAAAATCATTAATTTATTTAATAGAAAAATAGGCCTTTTCTTTTTGGGAGTTGCCGGTTTGTATATAGACGGTGTTCATTTTTCAGAAAAACTTGAATACAATCAAATTTTGATAAATATTATTATGTTGATTGGATTCTGGTTATTGTATTCAAGATCAACAAAAAGAACAAAAGAATTGATGATTTATGCGGTTATACTTGGTTTTATTGGTGAATATTTCTTTTCGGTTTTTTTAGGAATGTATAGGTATAGATTGGGTAATGTTCCATTGTATATTCCTTTTGGTCACGCAGCGGTATTTGCTAGAGTGTATGTTTTTTCTAAAGCATCAATAGTTAAAAAAAATCATAAAGCTTTAGAGCGTTTTTTGTATATAATCATTTCATTATTTGCTTTAGGATACTTGTGTTTTTTTAATGATGTTTTTGGTTTTATTATGACATTAGGTGTCTTTGTGTTGTTGATGAAAAGACCAAAAGGCAGAATGTTTTTTTTAACGATGTATATAGTTGTAGCAGTTTTAGAAATTGGCGGTACAGTTTATGGTGCATGGAAATGGCCAGATACAGCTTTTGGTATTTTTGGCTTTTTACCAAGTCATAATGCACCAAGTGGAATTAGTTTGTTTTACTTTTTGCTAGATATAGGCTGCTTTGTGTTATATACACAACGAAACAAAATTGCTTGGAGCAGAGTAAAGAATATTAGAAAAATAAATAAATTATGAAAAAAGTATTGTTATTATTAATGTTAGTTTCAATTGGATTATATGCTCAAGAAAAAAAAGCATCAAGCAATTTTTCAACTACAACTGTAGAAAAGTTAGACTTAAATAAAATATTTGATAAAAAAACAGGTGAAAAAATTTCTCCAAGAAAGTTTTTAAAATTAAGAAAATCAGATAAAAATTATATTCTAGAACGTGTTATAGATAAGTATGGTAATATTGAGAGGTATCTTTATGTAAAAACAACGAAAAAATTAATAACAAGAGATGTAAGTAATCGAATAAAACCCGGAGAGAAGTTCCCAAACTTTAACTTAAAAACTATAGAAAATAGAAGGATAGTATTAGATAAACTTAAAAAAAAGATTGTAATTATACGATTCGAAATGGAAGCTAATAGTTTTAGATTTAAAAAGAGAGAAATTTTAGAATTAGATAATCAAATTAATGAACTTAAAAATAAAAACGAAAAAGTTGAAGCTTTGATCATATTTATTTCAAATGCTTCTGAAATTAAAAAAGGATTTAACCTTAAAAAATCAAATTTTAAATTAGTGGCAAATGGGCAGAATTTTAATGAAAGATACTTTATCACTAGATACCCAACTACTATTGTAATTGATGGAAAAGGGAATCTTATTGATTATTTTTCTTACTCAGGTGAAATTGTTTTAAAAGATTTAATTAAAAAATAATTTCAAATAATTAAAAAAATATAAGATTCTGAGCTTAGATGTTTGCAAGAGAATTCAACTAGCTTTTACTATAAATCCGAATTGCACTAAATATTAAGATGGCAATTAGCATCCAAAAACCAACTTTTAACGCAGTGTTTTTGTAGTATTTTTTATGGTTGATAATGTCTTTTCTATAACTCCAAATCATTAGAAAAAGAAAAGCTAAAACAAAAATTCCAGCAAAAATTAATTGACCATTGGTAAACATAAAATCGTATTTTTATGCAAAAATACAAATTAAATGAAGACAGCAATTGTTTTTGGAGCAACTTCTGGTATCGGAAAATCTCTAACAGAAATATTAGTTAAAAACAACTATAAAGTTGCAATTACTGGTAGAAGGTTAGAATTGTTGGAAGCATTAAAAAATAAATATCCAGATCAAATTTTAGTCAAACAAAACGATATTCAGCAACTAGAAGAGGTTGAAAAAGTTTTCAATGAAATTGTAGCAGAATTTAAAACCATCGATTTAATTGTGCAATCTTCTGGAGTTGGATTTGTAAATCCGAGATTAGAATGGAACTTGTTAGCACAAACAATTAACACAAATGTTTTAGGTGTTACAAAATTATATGCTTTAGCATACAAGCTATTTAAACAACAGCAATTTGGACATTTGGTTGGTATTTCTTCTATTGCATCGATCAGAGGAAATAGAGCAGCGCCAGATTATTTTTCATCCAAAGCATATCAAAAAGCATTTTTAGAAAGTTTGTATATCAAAACAAAATCGATAAAATCTAAGAAAGTATTTATTACAGATATTCGTCCAGGATTTGTAGATACACCAATGGCTTTAGGCGATGATATTTTTTGGATGGTTCCTTTAGATAAAGCGGCAACTCAAATTTATTTAGCAATTAAAAAGAAAAAAAGAGTGGCATACATTTCTAAACGTTGGGCAATCGTTGCTTTTGTATTAAAAATAGCTCCAGCTTGGCTGCTAAAAAAACTATTATAATTGTCATTTCGAAAGAACGACGAAAGGAGTGACGAGAAATCTCATGAGTTTAACTAAAAGGTTTCTCCTCAGCACTTCATTTGAAAATGATAATTAGCAAAAAAATAAATCAAGAAGAAAAAATAAACATACAATCAAAACCCATGAAAAACAAAATCGCAGCAGTAACCAAATTTCACACCGCTTTTAAATTAAATATGAACCAAGAGCCAATTGCTCATATTGGAGAAGATAGAAACCTATTGCGTTTCAATTTAATGAAAGAAGAAAATGAAGAATATTTAGAAGCGGCACAAAATAACGATTTAATTGAGGTTGCCGATGCACTTGGCGATATGCTGTACATTTTATGTGGAACAATTATAGAACACGGAATGCAAGATAAAATTGAAGAAGTCTTTAACGAGATTCAAC encodes:
- a CDS encoding pyruvate dehydrogenase complex E1 component subunit beta encodes the protein MKVVQFREAICEAMSEEMRRDESIYLMGEEVAEYNGAYKASKGMLDEFGAKRVIDTPIAELGFAGIAIGSAMNGNRPIVEYMTFNFSLVGIDQIINNAAKIRQMSGGQFNCPIVFRGPTGSAGQLGATHSQAFENWFANTPGLKVIVPSNPYDAKGLLKAAIRDNDPVIFMESEQMYGDKMEIPEGEYVLPIGVAEIKREGTDVTIVSFGKIIKEAYKAAEELAKENISVEIIDLRTVRPMDHDAIIKSVKKTNRLVVLEEAWPFASVASEITYRIQDEAFDYLDAPIKRITTADTPAPYSPVLLEAWLPNSNDVIKAVKEVLYI
- a CDS encoding electron transfer flavoprotein subunit beta/FixA family protein encodes the protein MKILVCISHVPDTTSKINFTDNDTKFDTNGVQFVINPYDEFSLTRAMWFKEKQGATVTVVNVGNATTEPTLRKALAIGADDAIRVNADATDGFFVAKQIAEVVKNGSYDLVLAGRESIDYNGGMVPGMLASILNFNFVNGCISLEIENTTVTAVREIEGGSEKLSTSLPLVVAGQNGLVEEKDLRIPNMRGIMMARKKPLSVVEAVDVAAQTSSTSFEKPAARGAVKLVDADNIDELINLLHNEAKVI
- a CDS encoding electron transfer flavoprotein subunit alpha/FixB family protein, coding for MSVLVFADSSEGKFKKSAFEVVSYGKKVAEQLGSNVVAVTINVADASELYKYGAEKVVSVSNDQLATFNAKAFASVLEQVASKEKANVVIIDSSVNGLYVAPIVAVHLNAGYASNVVALPSSTDPFIVKRKAFSNKAFSNTTIATDAKVIGLAKNSYGVHENAVSGTTESFDAQISDADLGVKSVSLDKATGKVTIADADIVVSAGRGLKGPENWGMIEELAEVLGAATACSKPVSDLGWRPHGEHVGQTGKPVASNLYIAIGISGAIQHLAGINASKVKVVINIDPEAPFFKAADYGIVGDAFEVVPTLIEKLKVFKQS
- a CDS encoding bifunctional nuclease family protein — translated: MSLIKLTIKGISYSQTQTGAYALVLSEIDGDRTLPIIIGAFEAQSIAIALEKEIRPPRPLTHDLFKTFADRYFINIKQVIIHKLVDGVFFSSLISEKNGVEEIIDARTSDAIAIAVRFNAPIYTYETILDKAGIYLKVEEELSLDAPELDTDDLMADIISETSEEAPKQKSLKELYKELDAAVANENYELAAKIRDEISKRS
- a CDS encoding NupC/NupG family nucleoside CNT transporter; translated protein: MKKLLIILFCFVSVSMFSQTSTEIATEIIPSQGFSLSNLWRGVLGMISLLVIAYLFSSNKKKIEWKTVGIGLSAQLLIAVGVLKVTFVQKIFEWIGGLFVSVLDFTRAGSKFLFEGLVVDMDKFGYIFAFQVLPTIIFFSALTSVLFYLGWIQKIVKVLAWSLAKVLKISGAESLSVAGNIFLGQTEAPLLIKAYLEKMNKSEMLLVMIGGMATVAGAVLAAYIGFLGGDDPVLRLQFAKHLLAASVMAAPGAIVISKILYPQVEEINTDVRVSSEKIGSNILDSIANGTTEGLKLAVNVGAMLLVFVAFIAMMNGILGWVGDITSINDWIAGNTSYQSLSLEFMLGYIFAPLMWLIGVATDDMAMMGQLLGIKLVASEFVGYIQLAELKNVASAVHLNYNKSVIMATYMLCGFANFASIGIQIGGIGSLAPGQRKTLSEFGMKALIGGTIASLMSAAIAGMIIG
- a CDS encoding four helix bundle protein, with the translated sequence MRNFRKLDVWNDARFLVKEVYVITSKLPSSEKFGLISQINRCVISVPANIAEGSTKDSQKDFIRFLQFSLGSAYELESHLILCSDLNFIEEKELNLTIDKIQILQRRISSLIKYNQSKL
- a CDS encoding thymidylate synthase; translation: MKQYLDLVKHVLENGNAKGDRTGTGTKSVFGHQMRFDLSEGFPMVTTKKLHLKSIIYELLWFINGDTNIKYLQENGVKIWNSWADEKGDLGPVYGHQWRNWNSDDIDQLQEVITTLKNNPNSRRMLVSAWNPSVLPDTFKSFSENVANGKAALPPCHAFFQFYVADGKLSCQLYQRSADIFLGVPFNIASYALFTMMIAQVCGYQAGEFIHTFGDAHIYNNHVEQLELQLSREVRALPKMKINPEITSIFDFKFEDFELVDYNPHPHIKGKVAV
- a CDS encoding dihydrofolate reductase; this translates as MSTITIIAAIANNNALGKDNDLIWHLPVDLKRFKKVTSGHHILMGRNTFESIGKPLPNRTTVIITRNKNYQAEGCIVVDSIEKAIEVAKEDAQIFIIGGAQIYKQAMASNLVDQLDITQVHQSFDADVFFPEIDSKIWYEIAREDFSSDEKNKYDYSFISYQKRKDN
- a CDS encoding DUF6146 family protein, with translation MKQLKFYTFLIPFILLIVSCGSYQTKNNTTIKEQPVVIANEALQYEIIIIDPGFTTFLNTQARSKEYYSESYLKNKNRLYVNVWNNRVRYPQRFNSNIYENAIDYQANIDYGLDVNYKLYWYFKFAEQKYKMKLSY
- a CDS encoding M24 family metallopeptidase — encoded protein: MRKIIFYLFIAAVLFSCNQPEIKKAPYKILNEKERAVVQDEIIEDRFNNLLPKLMDETDIDMWVVISREYNEDPVIKTMLPSTWLNARRRTILVFYRNKEKNTIEKLAVARYDVGKNIKSAWNKEKEPNQWKALNRIIEERNPTKIGVNISKYFALADGLVKTDHDEFVENLSKANQKKIVSAEKLAIGWIETRTPKEMELFRNLVKITHDIIDEAFTNNVIKPGETTTNDVVWWMRQKVTDLGLSTWFHPTIDIQRSKEPLKPHIYSFSKAKNNQVILPGDLLHCDFGISYLGLNTDCQQHAYVLGKDETEVPAFLVDAFAKGNRLQDILTNNMQVGKTGNEILVASLNQAKKEGLQPSIYSHPLGLFGHSAGTTIGMWDSQGGVPFNGDYLLHKNTVYAIELNVTVAIKEWQKDIRIMLEEAGFFGDGKHEFVNERQEAIKPIKINY
- a CDS encoding DNA-3-methyladenine glycosylase I; protein product: MQKRCFWVNNDPLYIEYHDKEWGKPVYDDATLFEFLLLETFQAGLSWITILKKRENFRKAFDHFDYQKIANYKQDKFDELIVNSGIIRNKLKVKSAITNAQLFMEIQKEFGSFSKFIWNYVDGKPIKNSFKTREEVPATTELSDTISKELKKRGFKFVGSTIIYAFMQATGMVNDHSTDCFCY